One Setaria italica strain Yugu1 chromosome II, Setaria_italica_v2.0, whole genome shotgun sequence DNA segment encodes these proteins:
- the LOC101778346 gene encoding monothiol glutaredoxin-S12, chloroplastic — LPTSSFFNPWRPPQASLGGVINPRDRKAAALQQHLSMASTAASLRLPSPPLSAPAAAASFSSATTLRFPLRRRGAARPLAVAAFKKLSEASPVPIPPESAQPPLDEEALPPKPGVYGVYDAAGELQFVGISRNVRASVEGHRRKVPADLCASVKVSVADEETPDRAVLTNAWKSWMEEHIESTGKAPPGNVAGNNTWVGAPQRPPDLRLTPGRHVQLTVPLEQLIDRLVKENKVVAFIKGSRSAPQCGFSQRVVGILEAHGVDFVTVDVLDEEHNHGLRETLKTYSNWPTFPQLFVGGELVGGCDIISSMAEKGELSALFQK, encoded by the exons CTCCCCacctcttctttcttcaatccaTGGCGTCCACCGCAAGCTTCCCTCGGTGGAGTCATCAATCCGCGGGACCGCAAGGCAGCAGCACTTCAGCAGCATCTATCCATGGCGTCCACCGCTGCTTCtctccgcctcccctcccctcccctctccgcccccgcggccgcggcctccttctcctccgccaCTACCCTCCGCTTCCCTCTCCGCcgtcgcggcgcggcgcgccccctcgccgtcgcggccttCAAGAAGCTGTCCGAGGCGTCCCCCGTGCCCATCCCTCCGGAGTCCGCCCAGCCCCCGCTCGACGAGGAAGCCCTGCCCCCCAAGCCCGGGGTCTACGGCGTCTACGACGCCGCCGGGGAACTGCAGTTCGTCGGGATTTCGCGCAACGTCAGGGCCAGCGTCGAGGGCCACCGCCGGAAGGTCCCCGCCGACCTCTGCGCCTCTGTCAAG GTTTCAGTAGCAGATGAGGAGACACCAGATCGAGCGGTCCTTACTAATGCCTGGAAATCATGGATGGAAGAACATATAGAATCCACAGGCAAGGCACCACCAGGGAATGTTGCTGGAAACAACACCTGGGTTGGTGCTCCGCAGAGGCCTCCAGACTTGCGATTGACACCTGGTCGCCATGTTCAGCTGACTGTCCCACTAGAACAGCTGATAGATCGTCTGGTGAAGGAGAACAAAGTGGTAGCCTTCATCAAAGGATCAAGGAGTGCTCCCCAGTGTGGATTCTCACAAAGGGTGGTGGGTATCCTGGAAGCACATGGAGTGGATTTTGTAACTGTTGATGTGCTTGATGAGGAACACAACCATGGGCTAAGAGAAACCCTGAAGACATACAGCAACTGGCCGACATTTCCTCAGCTTTTTGTTGGAGGGGAGCTTGTGGGAGGCTGTGACATTATTTCATCCATGGCTGAAAAAGGGGAGCTTTCTGCCCTGTTTCAGAAATAG
- the LOC101776691 gene encoding equilibrative nucleotide transporter 3 isoform X2, whose amino-acid sequence MSMDVAAGAEAPQVKGKFLGILICWLLGNGSLFAWNSMLTIEDYYVHLFPDYHPTRVLTLAYQPFAFGITLIMTYYEAKMNTRRRNLAGFSLFFLGSFALIILDVATKGRGGLGVFVGVCIISAIFGTADANCQGALVGDLSLMCPEFVQSFMAGLAASGVLTSALRLVTKAAFESSKDGLRIGAILFFSITCLFELVCLLLYTFVFGKLPIVKYYRSKAAAEGSKTVASDLAAAGIVAEQQAQVEEDPQKYKRLTTKELVMENIDYMFDIYLIYVLTLSIFPGFLSEDTGAHSLGSWYALVLIAMYNVWDLIGRYVPLIPCLKLISRKGTMAAILARFLFIPAFYFTAKYGDQGYMIFLTSFLGLTNGYLTVCVLMEAPKGYKAPEQNALGNALVVCLLGGIFSGVVLDWLWLIGKGW is encoded by the exons ATGAGCATGGACGTAGCAGCAGGTGCAGAGGCACCTCAAGTCAAG GGGAAGTTCCTTGGCATACTTATCTGCTGGCTTTTGGGGAATGGAAGCCTTTTTGCGTGGAACAGTATGCTCACCATCGAAGATTACTATGTCCATCTCTTCCCG GATTACCACCCAACAAGAGTCCTTACACTAGCTTACCAGCCTTTTGCCTTTGGAATAACCCTCATCATGACATACTATGAAGCGAAGATGAACACAAGACGGAGAAATCTAGCAGGattttcccttttcttcctcGGTTCTTTTGCATTGATAATT CTGGATGTTGCTACTAAAGGACGGGGTGGGCTTGGAGTGTTCGTTGGTGTGTGCATAATCAGCGCCATATTTGGGACTGCTGATGCGAATTGTCAAGGCGCATTGGTTGGTGACCTTTCATTAATGTGCCCAGAGTTCGTTCAG TCCTTCATGGCGGGCTTGGCTGCATCAGGGGTTCTAACATCAGCCTTGAGATTAGTTACCAAAGCAGCTTTTGAGAGCTCAAAAGATGGTCTTCGCATTGGTGCTA TACTGTTCTTTTCAATCACTTGCCTGTTCGAGCTTGTGTGCCTCCTCTTATACACGTTCGTCTTCGGCAAACTACCCATCGTGAAGTACTACCGCTCGAAGGCTGCAGCCGAAGGCAGCAAGACTGTTGCCAGCGACCTGGCCGCTGCAGGGATCGTCGCTGAACAACAGGCACAA GTCGAGGAGGATCCACAGAAATACAAGCGCCTGACCACAAAAGAGCTAGTGATGGAGAACATTGACTATATGTTCGATATCTACCTGATATACGTCCTGACGCTGTCGATCTTCCCGGGATTTTTGTCCGAAGACACCGGAGCACACAGCCTGGGATCCTG GTACGCGCTCGTGCTGATCGCCATGTACAACGTGTGGGACCTTATCGGGAGGTACGTGCCGCTGATCCCGTGCCTGAAGCTGATCTCCCGGAAGGGCACGATGGCGGCGATCCTGGCACGGTTCCTGTTCATCCCGGCTTTCTACTTCACGGCCAAGTACGGCGACCAGGGCTACATGATCTTCCTGACCTCCTTCCTGGGGCTAACCAACGGGTACCTCACCGTGTGCGTGCTCATGGAGGCGCCCAAGGGGTACAAGGCTCCCGAGCAGAACGCGCTCGGGAACGCGCTCGTCGTCTGCCTCCTCGGCGGCATCTTCTCCGGCGTCGTGCTAGACTGGCTGTGGCTCATCGGCAAGGGTTGGTGA
- the LOC101776691 gene encoding equilibrative nucleotide transporter 3 isoform X1, with protein MSMDVAAGAEAPQVKGKFLGILICWLLGNGSLFAWNSMLTIEDYYVHLFPDYHPTRVLTLAYQPFAFGITLIMTYYEAKMNTRRRNLAGFSLFFLGSFALIILDVATKGRGGLGVFVGVCIISAIFGTADANCQGALVGDLSLMCPEFVQSFMAGLAASGVLTSALRLVTKAAFESSKDGLRIGAILFFSITCLFELVCLLLYTFVFGKLPIVKYYRSKAAAEGSKTVASDLAAAGIVAEQQAQQVEEDPQKYKRLTTKELVMENIDYMFDIYLIYVLTLSIFPGFLSEDTGAHSLGSWYALVLIAMYNVWDLIGRYVPLIPCLKLISRKGTMAAILARFLFIPAFYFTAKYGDQGYMIFLTSFLGLTNGYLTVCVLMEAPKGYKAPEQNALGNALVVCLLGGIFSGVVLDWLWLIGKGW; from the exons ATGAGCATGGACGTAGCAGCAGGTGCAGAGGCACCTCAAGTCAAG GGGAAGTTCCTTGGCATACTTATCTGCTGGCTTTTGGGGAATGGAAGCCTTTTTGCGTGGAACAGTATGCTCACCATCGAAGATTACTATGTCCATCTCTTCCCG GATTACCACCCAACAAGAGTCCTTACACTAGCTTACCAGCCTTTTGCCTTTGGAATAACCCTCATCATGACATACTATGAAGCGAAGATGAACACAAGACGGAGAAATCTAGCAGGattttcccttttcttcctcGGTTCTTTTGCATTGATAATT CTGGATGTTGCTACTAAAGGACGGGGTGGGCTTGGAGTGTTCGTTGGTGTGTGCATAATCAGCGCCATATTTGGGACTGCTGATGCGAATTGTCAAGGCGCATTGGTTGGTGACCTTTCATTAATGTGCCCAGAGTTCGTTCAG TCCTTCATGGCGGGCTTGGCTGCATCAGGGGTTCTAACATCAGCCTTGAGATTAGTTACCAAAGCAGCTTTTGAGAGCTCAAAAGATGGTCTTCGCATTGGTGCTA TACTGTTCTTTTCAATCACTTGCCTGTTCGAGCTTGTGTGCCTCCTCTTATACACGTTCGTCTTCGGCAAACTACCCATCGTGAAGTACTACCGCTCGAAGGCTGCAGCCGAAGGCAGCAAGACTGTTGCCAGCGACCTGGCCGCTGCAGGGATCGTCGCTGAACAACAGGCACAA CAGGTCGAGGAGGATCCACAGAAATACAAGCGCCTGACCACAAAAGAGCTAGTGATGGAGAACATTGACTATATGTTCGATATCTACCTGATATACGTCCTGACGCTGTCGATCTTCCCGGGATTTTTGTCCGAAGACACCGGAGCACACAGCCTGGGATCCTG GTACGCGCTCGTGCTGATCGCCATGTACAACGTGTGGGACCTTATCGGGAGGTACGTGCCGCTGATCCCGTGCCTGAAGCTGATCTCCCGGAAGGGCACGATGGCGGCGATCCTGGCACGGTTCCTGTTCATCCCGGCTTTCTACTTCACGGCCAAGTACGGCGACCAGGGCTACATGATCTTCCTGACCTCCTTCCTGGGGCTAACCAACGGGTACCTCACCGTGTGCGTGCTCATGGAGGCGCCCAAGGGGTACAAGGCTCCCGAGCAGAACGCGCTCGGGAACGCGCTCGTCGTCTGCCTCCTCGGCGGCATCTTCTCCGGCGTCGTGCTAGACTGGCTGTGGCTCATCGGCAAGGGTTGGTGA